The following are encoded together in the Atribacterota bacterium genome:
- a CDS encoding arsenate reductase ArsC, which produces MKKIIFLCTGNSCRSQMAEGFMYNMAGDKFQVVSAGVKPTQVNPYAIKVMAEAGIDISKHRSKSVTEFLNWQFDYVITVCNHARQVCPVFPGNHQNIHWDIEDPANFKGNEHDKIKFFRKIRNEIKEKCLNFLKNY; this is translated from the coding sequence ATGAAAAAAATTATTTTTCTTTGTACAGGCAATTCCTGCAGAAGTCAGATGGCCGAAGGTTTTATGTATAATATGGCTGGTGATAAATTTCAAGTAGTCAGTGCCGGGGTTAAACCAACCCAGGTTAATCCTTATGCAATAAAGGTGATGGCAGAGGCTGGTATTGATATTTCAAAACATAGATCAAAATCGGTTACTGAATTTTTAAACTGGCAATTTGATTATGTTATTACAGTTTGTAATCATGCCAGGCAAGTTTGCCCTGTATTCCCGGGAAATCATCAAAATATCCACTGGGACATAGAAGACCCTGCAAATTTCAAGGGAAATGAGCATGATAAAATCAAATTCTTTCGAAAAATCAGGAATGAAATAAAAGAGAAATGTCTGAATTTTTTAAAAAACTATTAA
- a CDS encoding PstS family phosphate ABC transporter substrate-binding protein, with the protein MRKLKKINLVIMSIAVICSLLTSTNGLAADNIIVKGSTTVLPISQVCAEVFMDQNPKIDISVQGGGSGVGISSIIDGTCDIGNASRAIKGKELENAEEKGVEPIGNIVARDAIAVVVNPVNGVNELTLEQIKSIYTGEFSNWSQVGGTNQEIVVISRDSASGTFEAFNELALEKERVRPDALLQASNAAVATSVANTPGAIGYIGLGYVTSKVKSIKINGVAPSKDTVNSDTYPLARPLFMYTNGEPAGEVKQFINFVMSEEGQKLVEENGYISVK; encoded by the coding sequence ATGAGAAAATTAAAAAAAATAAACCTGGTTATTATGAGTATAGCAGTTATTTGTTCCCTTTTAACTTCTACCAATGGACTGGCTGCAGATAATATTATAGTAAAAGGCTCAACAACTGTACTGCCAATATCACAGGTCTGTGCTGAAGTTTTTATGGATCAGAACCCAAAAATAGATATTTCTGTACAGGGTGGTGGTTCAGGTGTTGGTATATCCTCTATAATTGATGGTACATGCGATATTGGTAATGCCTCCCGTGCCATAAAGGGGAAGGAATTAGAAAATGCTGAAGAAAAGGGAGTTGAGCCAATTGGAAATATAGTGGCAAGAGATGCCATTGCTGTTGTAGTTAATCCGGTTAATGGTGTTAATGAATTGACTCTTGAACAAATTAAATCAATCTACACCGGGGAATTTTCCAACTGGTCACAAGTGGGAGGTACTAACCAGGAAATCGTGGTTATTTCAAGAGATTCTGCCAGTGGAACCTTTGAAGCTTTTAATGAATTAGCTCTGGAAAAAGAAAGGGTAAGACCTGATGCCTTGTTACAGGCTTCTAATGCTGCTGTTGCTACCAGTGTAGCCAATACTCCAGGAGCAATAGGTTATATTGGTCTGGGTTATGTGACCTCTAAAGTAAAATCTATTAAAATTAATGGAGTAGCACCCAGCAAAGATACTGTAAATTCAGATACCTATCCCCTGGCAAGACCCTTGTTTATGTATACCAATGGAGAGCCTGCAGGTGAAGTAAAACAATTCATTAATTTTGTAATGAGTGAAGAAGGACAAAAGTTAGTTGAAGAAAATGGTTATATCAGTGTTAAATAA
- a CDS encoding winged helix-turn-helix domain-containing protein yields the protein MLPLIYIVDDEQDIVDLISLHLNKYSFQTKGFLDAATFYQQLAIKIPDLIILDIMLPDEGGFEVCKYLKRDERYMDIPVIILSARTGETDKILGLELGADDYVTKPFSPGEMVARIKAVLRRKKAKSEDKKIVIDETLTIELEKYRVFIGDREISLTSTEFRILKLFATKQGWVFNRQQILDYLWGEEKAVLDRTIDVHVKNLREKLGNKGHLIKNVRGVGYKLEL from the coding sequence ATGTTGCCTTTGATCTACATAGTTGATGATGAACAGGATATAGTTGATTTAATTTCACTTCACTTAAACAAATACTCTTTTCAAACCAAGGGTTTTCTGGATGCTGCCACATTTTACCAGCAGCTGGCTATTAAAATTCCTGATTTGATTATTCTTGACATTATGCTTCCTGATGAAGGAGGTTTTGAGGTGTGTAAATATCTTAAAAGAGATGAACGCTATATGGATATACCGGTTATCATCCTTTCTGCCCGAACTGGAGAGACAGATAAAATTTTAGGATTAGAGCTGGGTGCTGATGATTATGTGACAAAGCCATTTTCGCCAGGGGAAATGGTTGCCAGGATAAAAGCAGTATTAAGGAGAAAAAAAGCAAAATCAGAAGATAAAAAAATTGTGATTGATGAAACTTTAACTATTGAGCTGGAGAAATACCGTGTTTTTATTGGAGACAGGGAAATCTCTTTAACTTCAACTGAATTTAGAATATTAAAACTATTTGCCACTAAACAGGGCTGGGTTTTTAACCGGCAACAGATATTAGACTATCTTTGGGGTGAAGAAAAAGCGGTTTTAGATCGTACTATAGATGTACATGTTAAGAATTTAAGAGAAAAATTAGGAAATAAAGGTCATTTAATCAAAAATGTTCGAGGAGTCGGTTATAAGCTGGAATTATGA
- a CDS encoding ATP-binding protein produces the protein MRKSRFFKLSIIYIIVIALLSLIALILLTSSVKNQYINNKVENMTHLSTIIEKTVKPFFIQQDWSGLDEFITEISRETGTRITIIHINGQVIAESEKESQEMESHINRPEIKTALEGKQTHIVRYSTTTREDMLYFSTPIRLEENIIAAIRLSAFLDEMQDIFANLRSTILLISIILMLFFIGISSYVSKIFTIPTGRLLQAFDRVGYGNLETRIIFQQQGPEIKELSEGFNKMAEKLQSFVSALSMQTEELDAIISTIASGIVLLDNKGKIILYNSQFRKDFYQHNMGEKYFWEVIRDSKLNKKVSELIEKKNNFTTEIDISGKDYLCTGTYIEKKDKSVLIFNDITRSKKLALIKKNLITNISHELRTPLTSIKGYIETMEGATDIEKEKYIQVIKRNTERLISMVDDLLVLSELEDKGGKLQIEKIDLKELMTSIVKIFRPSIKDKQLKLVMDIQDDIPNIEADIYKLEQLFINLIDNAIKYTEKGEIIVSINLLTANKVQIKITDTGIGIKEEDVSRIFERFYVVNKARSRQQGGTGLGLSIVKHIVMLHKGEIRVDSRLGLGTRFIITLPVYQT, from the coding sequence ATGAGAAAATCAAGATTTTTTAAATTATCTATTATTTATATAATTGTAATAGCCCTGCTATCTCTAATAGCGTTAATACTTTTAACATCATCAGTAAAAAATCAATATATCAATAATAAAGTTGAAAATATGACTCACCTTTCTACAATAATTGAGAAGACTGTCAAACCTTTTTTTATTCAGCAGGATTGGTCCGGGCTGGATGAATTTATAACAGAAATATCCAGAGAAACAGGTACCAGGATTACAATAATCCATATTAACGGTCAGGTAATAGCTGAATCAGAAAAAGAGTCCCAGGAAATGGAAAGCCATATCAACAGACCTGAGATAAAAACAGCACTGGAGGGAAAACAAACTCATATAGTCAGATATAGCACGACAACCAGGGAGGATATGCTTTATTTTTCTACCCCGATTAGGCTGGAAGAGAATATTATTGCAGCAATCAGACTGAGTGCCTTTCTGGACGAGATGCAGGATATTTTTGCTAACTTGAGAAGCACAATTTTACTGATTAGTATCATACTGATGCTGTTTTTTATTGGTATCTCCTCTTATGTTTCTAAAATATTTACAATACCTACCGGGAGGTTGCTGCAGGCTTTTGACAGGGTAGGTTATGGCAACCTTGAAACAAGAATAATTTTTCAACAGCAGGGACCCGAGATTAAGGAATTATCTGAGGGATTCAATAAAATGGCTGAAAAATTACAAAGTTTTGTTAGTGCATTATCAATGCAGACCGAGGAGTTGGATGCCATAATTTCCACAATAGCCAGTGGAATTGTACTGCTGGATAATAAAGGAAAAATTATTTTATACAACAGTCAATTCCGAAAAGATTTTTATCAACACAATATGGGCGAGAAGTATTTTTGGGAAGTAATTCGGGATAGCAAATTAAATAAGAAAGTAAGCGAATTGATTGAAAAGAAAAATAATTTTACCACAGAAATTGATATATCAGGAAAAGATTATCTGTGCACAGGAACTTATATTGAAAAAAAGGATAAATCGGTTTTAATATTCAATGATATTACCCGTTCTAAAAAATTAGCCCTAATCAAAAAAAACCTGATTACAAATATTTCCCATGAATTGCGAACCCCTCTCACTTCTATTAAAGGCTATATTGAAACAATGGAAGGTGCTACTGACATTGAGAAAGAAAAATATATCCAGGTTATTAAAAGAAATACAGAAAGGCTCATCAGTATGGTAGATGACCTGCTTGTCTTATCTGAGTTGGAGGACAAAGGTGGAAAATTACAGATAGAAAAAATCGACTTAAAAGAATTAATGACGAGTATAGTCAAAATATTTAGGCCATCAATTAAAGATAAACAATTAAAATTAGTAATGGATATCCAGGATGATATACCAAATATAGAAGCAGACATATACAAGCTTGAACAATTATTTATCAACCTGATTGATAATGCAATCAAATATACGGAGAAAGGTGAAATAATTGTTTCCATCAACTTGCTGACAGCCAATAAAGTACAGATTAAAATTACAGATACCGGTATTGGAATAAAAGAGGAAGATGTTAGTCGAATCTTTGAACGCTTTTATGTAGTCAACAAGGCAAGGTCCCGGCAACAGGGAGGAACAGGTTTGGGTCTTTCTATTGTTAAACATATAGTGATGCTGCATAAGGGAGAGATAAGAGTGGACAGCCGGTTAGGATTAGGAACCAGGTTTATTATAACGCTACCTGTCTACCAAACATAA
- the pstC gene encoding phosphate ABC transporter permease subunit PstC: MYQKKERIIKWIFAILAFASLLFLVGIMVTLLATGLPAFQEIGLFNFILGKDWYPTYDPPDFGILPLIMASLMVTIGAILVCVPLGVGSALFINELATHKQKAILKPIIEILAGIPSIVYGFFGMVIVAPYLQRTLNIPVGQTAFTGSLMLGIMATPTVCSISEDALSFVPNSFREASLALGGNRWQTLTKVIIPAAGSGISTGIILGMSRAVGETMTVLMVTGGAAVIPTSFLKPVRPMTSTIAAEMGETVVGSTHYHSLFAIGLILFLITLVFNIIAEIISRRYRLKLGLGR, translated from the coding sequence ATGTATCAGAAAAAAGAAAGAATTATTAAATGGATATTTGCTATCCTGGCTTTTGCTTCTTTACTATTTTTAGTTGGGATAATGGTTACCCTATTAGCTACAGGTTTGCCTGCTTTTCAGGAAATAGGATTGTTTAATTTTATCCTTGGTAAAGATTGGTATCCTACTTATGACCCCCCGGACTTTGGTATACTTCCATTGATTATGGCGTCATTAATGGTAACAATCGGGGCAATATTGGTATGTGTACCATTAGGAGTAGGAAGTGCTCTTTTTATCAATGAACTGGCAACACATAAACAAAAGGCCATCTTAAAGCCTATTATTGAGATATTGGCAGGTATACCATCTATAGTTTACGGATTTTTTGGCATGGTTATTGTTGCACCGTATCTGCAAAGAACCTTAAATATCCCTGTTGGCCAGACTGCTTTTACCGGAAGCCTAATGTTGGGTATTATGGCTACTCCTACTGTCTGCAGTATTTCAGAAGATGCTCTCAGTTTTGTCCCCAATAGTTTTAGGGAGGCTTCTCTGGCATTAGGGGGAAACAGGTGGCAGACTTTAACAAAGGTTATTATTCCAGCTGCCGGCTCAGGGATTTCAACCGGCATTATCCTGGGAATGAGTCGTGCAGTCGGGGAAACCATGACTGTTTTAATGGTGACCGGTGGTGCAGCGGTTATTCCCACTTCTTTTTTAAAGCCTGTGCGGCCGATGACCTCAACTATAGCCGCGGAAATGGGTGAAACAGTAGTAGGAAGCACTCATTATCATTCTTTATTTGCTATTGGGCTAATATTATTTTTAATAACCCTGGTGTTTAATATTATTGCAGAAATAATAAGTCGCCGATACCGATTAAAATTAGGATTAGGAAGGTAG
- the pstA gene encoding phosphate ABC transporter permease PstA, translated as MDKKIKQNLGFLLLFICILTTIFFLGIIIYFIVARGFAVLSWEFLTQVPRKAMTTGGVAPAIVGTLYLTLGAMVFSIPLGLASAIYLSEYSPKSVVVNIIRISINNLAGVPSVVFGLFGLAIFVKYFGFGVSILSGSLTLGIMVLPSIISAAQEALMAVPQSYREASLALGATLWETIRKVVLPSALPGILTGVILSIGRVAGETAPIMFTAATFYTRGYPDSVFSEVMALPYHIYALMTEGVHPEEQTSIAYGCALILLILVLTMSVLAIILRQRQRSQSYYGT; from the coding sequence ATGGATAAAAAAATTAAGCAGAATCTTGGCTTTTTGTTGTTATTCATCTGTATTTTAACTACCATCTTTTTTTTAGGAATTATTATATATTTTATTGTAGCCAGGGGATTTGCAGTCTTATCATGGGAATTTTTAACTCAAGTACCCAGAAAGGCTATGACGACCGGAGGAGTAGCTCCTGCTATTGTAGGCACCCTTTATCTAACCTTGGGAGCCATGGTTTTTTCTATTCCCCTTGGTCTGGCTAGTGCGATATACTTGAGTGAATATAGTCCGAAAAGTGTTGTAGTAAATATCATTCGCATCAGCATCAATAATTTAGCCGGGGTACCATCTGTGGTGTTTGGTCTTTTTGGATTGGCAATATTTGTTAAATATTTCGGATTTGGGGTATCGATTCTTTCCGGTTCTTTAACTTTGGGAATTATGGTTTTGCCAAGCATAATATCTGCAGCACAGGAAGCCCTGATGGCGGTACCACAGTCCTACCGGGAAGCATCCCTTGCCCTGGGGGCAACATTGTGGGAGACTATTAGAAAGGTAGTCCTTCCCAGTGCTCTGCCGGGAATTTTAACTGGTGTTATATTGAGTATAGGAAGAGTAGCGGGTGAGACTGCACCGATTATGTTTACTGCAGCTACTTTTTATACCCGGGGTTACCCTGATTCAGTCTTTTCGGAGGTAATGGCTTTACCTTACCATATTTATGCTTTGATGACCGAGGGAGTTCACCCCGAGGAACAGACCAGTATTGCCTATGGTTGTGCGCTTATTTTATTAATATTGGTATTAACAATGTCAGTCCTGGCAATTATTCTCAGGCAAAGACAAAGGAGCCAAAGTTATTATGGAACTTAA
- a CDS encoding YgiQ family radical SAM protein — MYLPTTREEMAKLSWEKLDIIIVTGDTYIDSPYMGISVIGKILLKAGYRVGIIAQPDINSPDDICRLGEPCLFWGVTAGSVDSMIANYTATGKKRKKDDYTPGGINNRRPDRATIVYVNLIKRYFKNTCPIVLGGIEASLRRIAHYDFWDDCIRRSILFDSKADILVYGMAENSILELTKRLAKKESISDIRGICYISDNPVEKSILLPSFSEVKQDKEKFIQMFHLFYQNQDPFHGKILAQQQDNRYLIHNPPSFPLSTKKLDKIYEIDYENDVHPFYFKDGPVRAMDTIKFSVTSHRGCFGECNFCAITVHQGKYIQSRSEKSIINEIKQLATDKDFKGYILDVGGPTANMYGMGCSDPRRDSHCLKKRCLFPVICNNLALSHQPQMRLLRKIRKIKGIKKIFVASGIRYDLVVADKKNGTNYLREIIQHHISGQLKIAPEHIEKKVLSLMGKGDNKYLSSFKKLFDRINRQTGQKQYLTYYFIAAHPGCREKDMILLKQFIQKELHIYPEQVQIFIPTPSTYSSVMYYTGMDPFTGDNIFVEKKVKNKEKQKKLIIN, encoded by the coding sequence ATGTATTTACCTACTACCCGGGAAGAAATGGCAAAATTATCCTGGGAAAAACTGGACATAATCATAGTAACCGGAGATACCTATATTGATAGTCCCTATATGGGAATTTCTGTGATAGGGAAGATCTTACTCAAAGCCGGTTACAGGGTAGGTATTATTGCCCAGCCTGACATAAATTCTCCTGATGATATTTGCAGATTAGGAGAGCCATGCCTTTTTTGGGGAGTAACCGCCGGATCCGTAGATTCAATGATAGCCAATTATACCGCTACCGGGAAAAAAAGAAAAAAAGATGATTATACCCCGGGAGGAATAAATAACCGCCGGCCTGACCGGGCAACTATCGTCTATGTCAACCTCATCAAGCGCTATTTTAAAAACACTTGTCCCATTGTGCTTGGAGGTATCGAGGCAAGCCTGAGAAGAATAGCCCATTATGATTTTTGGGATGATTGTATAAGGCGATCAATTTTATTTGACAGTAAAGCTGATATCTTAGTTTATGGGATGGCTGAGAATAGTATCTTAGAATTAACCAAACGGCTTGCTAAAAAAGAATCCATTAGCGATATTCGTGGTATCTGTTATATTTCTGATAATCCTGTTGAAAAAAGCATTCTTCTTCCTTCTTTTTCGGAAGTAAAACAGGATAAAGAGAAATTTATCCAGATGTTTCACCTGTTTTATCAAAATCAGGACCCTTTCCACGGTAAGATTCTGGCACAACAACAGGATAATCGCTATCTTATCCATAATCCACCTTCCTTCCCTTTATCAACAAAAAAACTGGATAAGATATACGAAATTGATTATGAAAATGATGTTCATCCTTTCTATTTTAAGGATGGACCTGTCAGGGCTATGGATACCATTAAATTTTCAGTAACATCTCACAGAGGATGTTTTGGTGAATGTAATTTTTGTGCAATTACTGTTCACCAGGGGAAATATATCCAGTCAAGGAGTGAAAAATCAATTATCAATGAGATTAAACAGCTGGCAACTGATAAGGATTTCAAGGGATATATTCTGGATGTAGGTGGTCCCACTGCTAATATGTATGGTATGGGATGTTCTGATCCCAGGCGAGATAGTCATTGTCTAAAAAAACGTTGTCTGTTTCCAGTAATATGCAATAACCTTGCACTAAGTCATCAACCACAGATGAGGTTATTGAGAAAAATCAGAAAAATTAAAGGAATTAAGAAAATTTTTGTTGCCTCCGGGATTCGTTATGATTTAGTGGTGGCAGATAAAAAAAATGGTACAAACTACCTGAGGGAAATAATACAACATCATATTTCCGGACAATTAAAAATAGCACCTGAACATATTGAGAAAAAGGTACTCTCTTTAATGGGAAAAGGAGACAACAAATATTTATCCAGTTTTAAGAAACTATTTGACCGTATTAACCGACAGACAGGCCAAAAGCAATATTTAACCTATTATTTTATTGCAGCACATCCAGGCTGCAGAGAGAAAGATATGATTCTGCTTAAACAATTTATTCAAAAAGAGTTGCATATTTATCCAGAACAGGTGCAGATATTTATTCCTACACCTTCCACTTATTCTTCAGTAATGTATTATACCGGCATGGATCCTTTTACAGGAGATAATATTTTTGTAGAAAAAAAGGTAAAAAATAAAGAAAAACAAAAAAAATTAATTATAAATTAA
- the thrC gene encoding threonine synthase codes for AIKMGMVPAGGLFVPEEIPSISIQQLEQWKDLSYSELATNIFSFFLENDFSENEISSITRNAYNSENFDSNEITPLKQLDDQLYIMELFHGPTGAFKDIALQALPHILSGALEKLSITNQLIILVATSGDTGKAALEGFKDVPGTRIIVYYPFQMVSKIQELQMLTTEGNNTHVVSVRGNFDDCQNAVKDIFTDKQFSDYLLEEGYEFSSANSINWGRLFPQIVYYFYAYLSLLKKKKIQLAEKINFTVPTGNFGNILAAWYARKMGLPVEKLICASNINKVLTDFFQNGIYDRNRHLISTISPSMDILISSNLERFLFEISDHNEVAINYWMRNLQEKGNFKLEKTLKNKMEEIVFAGYASEKETMNTIKKVYNQYQYLIDPHTAVGVKVFNDYKVLVQDNTKTVVDATASPFKFNQSVFTALSGENNVKNMDELVLLQELSKYSGSPIPANLQELTTKKIRHNLVYDKKDIRKSLQDILKI; via the coding sequence GCAATAAAAATGGGAATGGTCCCTGCAGGGGGGCTATTTGTTCCGGAAGAAATCCCAAGTATTTCTATCCAGCAATTAGAACAATGGAAAGATTTGTCCTATTCTGAACTTGCCACAAATATTTTTTCATTTTTTTTAGAGAATGATTTTTCTGAAAATGAGATAAGTTCTATTACCAGAAATGCTTACAATAGTGAAAACTTTGATTCTAACGAGATTACTCCACTAAAACAGCTGGACGACCAATTGTACATAATGGAACTTTTTCATGGACCAACAGGTGCATTTAAAGATATTGCCTTACAAGCACTGCCACATATTTTATCCGGGGCATTAGAAAAACTCTCCATCACTAATCAACTTATAATATTAGTAGCAACATCCGGTGATACCGGAAAAGCTGCTCTGGAAGGTTTTAAAGATGTACCGGGAACTCGGATTATTGTTTACTATCCTTTTCAAATGGTCAGTAAAATACAGGAGTTACAAATGCTTACCACAGAAGGCAACAATACTCATGTAGTTTCCGTCAGGGGTAATTTTGATGACTGCCAGAATGCTGTAAAAGATATCTTTACTGATAAACAGTTTTCTGATTATTTATTAGAAGAAGGCTATGAGTTCTCTTCGGCTAATTCTATTAATTGGGGCAGGCTTTTTCCACAGATTGTCTATTACTTCTATGCATATTTGTCCCTGTTAAAGAAAAAAAAGATTCAGTTAGCCGAAAAGATTAACTTCACTGTTCCCACTGGAAATTTCGGCAATATTTTGGCTGCCTGGTATGCCCGCAAGATGGGTTTGCCTGTTGAAAAACTAATCTGCGCATCTAATATAAATAAGGTCTTGACTGACTTTTTTCAAAATGGAATCTATGACCGCAATCGGCATCTTATTTCTACCATCAGTCCGTCTATGGATATATTAATTTCCAGTAATCTGGAAAGGTTTTTGTTTGAAATATCAGACCACAATGAGGTAGCTATTAATTACTGGATGAGAAACTTACAAGAAAAAGGGAACTTTAAATTAGAGAAAACTTTAAAGAATAAGATGGAAGAAATAGTATTTGCCGGTTATGCCAGTGAAAAAGAAACAATGAATACTATCAAAAAGGTCTATAACCAATATCAATACCTGATAGACCCTCATACTGCTGTAGGCGTGAAAGTATTTAATGATTATAAGGTTTTGGTTCAAGACAATACCAAAACTGTAGTTGATGCTACAGCCAGTCCCTTTAAATTTAATCAGAGTGTCTTCACTGCTCTATCCGGTGAAAATAATGTTAAAAATATGGATGAGCTCGTTCTGCTACAGGAACTCAGTAAATATAGCGGATCACCGATTCCTGCTAATTTACAGGAACTGACGACTAAAAAAATAAGACATAACCTGGTTTATGATAAAAAAGACATCAGGAAGAGCCTGCAGGATATTCTAAAAATCTAA
- the pstB gene encoding phosphate ABC transporter ATP-binding protein PstB, whose protein sequence is MELKTKIKVRDIHFYYGQTQVLKGFDLDIYKNKVTAVIGPSGCGKSTLIRMLNRMNDLIPKARLEGSIILDDEDINDPKADVVELRRRVGMVFQKPNPFPKSIFDNISYGLEVNGIKNRRKKEEIVIQSLKKAALWEEVKDRLNESALGLSGGQQQRICIARCLAVAPEVLLFDEPCASLDPISTQKIEELILELKKDYTIVIVTHNMQQAARVSDYTAFLYLGELIEFGETEKIFTVPKNKMTEAYLTGKFG, encoded by the coding sequence ATGGAACTTAAAACCAAGATAAAGGTTAGAGATATTCATTTTTATTATGGTCAAACACAGGTTTTAAAAGGCTTTGATTTAGATATCTATAAAAATAAGGTAACGGCTGTAATTGGGCCTTCAGGATGTGGAAAATCAACTCTGATCCGCATGCTTAATCGAATGAATGATTTGATACCTAAAGCCAGGTTAGAAGGTTCTATAATACTTGATGATGAAGACATAAATGATCCAAAGGCCGATGTAGTAGAGCTTCGACGCAGAGTGGGGATGGTTTTTCAAAAACCAAACCCATTTCCAAAAAGCATTTTTGATAATATCAGCTATGGATTGGAAGTAAATGGCATAAAAAACCGCAGAAAGAAAGAAGAAATTGTGATACAATCACTAAAAAAGGCAGCATTATGGGAAGAGGTCAAGGACCGTTTGAATGAAAGTGCACTTGGTCTTTCAGGAGGTCAACAACAACGAATCTGTATAGCCCGTTGCCTGGCTGTTGCACCGGAAGTTCTTTTATTTGATGAGCCATGTGCCAGCCTGGATCCTATTTCTACCCAGAAGATTGAAGAACTAATATTGGAGTTAAAGAAAGACTATACTATTGTAATTGTCACTCATAACATGCAGCAGGCTGCCAGGGTGTCTGATTATACGGCTTTTTTGTACCTTGGTGAGTTAATTGAATTCGGTGAAACAGAGAAAATCTTTACTGTTCCTAAGAACAAAATGACCGAGGCGTACTTAACTGGAAAGTTTGGTTAA
- the phoU gene encoding phosphate signaling complex protein PhoU: MLEERIMPLKRELIEYATLVENMIEKVIKGLMENNKNYPLEVIEKDEPRTDRYEVDLDEKCIWILAQFQPMAVDLRTILMMLEMNRDLERIGDLSASMSRSIIFLIERPQVKPYIDIPRMSEIVQTMIKDSVNAFIENDSQLAREVFQRDKMVNGLRDQIIRELLTFMSSDPSTIERSFHLISLALDLERIGDHSTNICEDVVFMVEGEVIKHLDDKNKDNSKE, from the coding sequence ATGTTAGAAGAGCGTATTATGCCGCTTAAGCGGGAATTAATAGAGTATGCTACCCTGGTTGAAAACATGATAGAAAAAGTTATCAAAGGATTGATGGAGAATAATAAGAACTATCCCCTGGAAGTAATAGAGAAAGACGAACCAAGAACTGACAGGTATGAAGTGGATCTGGATGAAAAATGTATTTGGATTCTTGCCCAGTTTCAGCCTATGGCTGTAGATTTGCGAACTATACTTATGATGCTGGAAATGAACAGAGATCTGGAGAGGATTGGTGATCTGTCTGCAAGTATGTCCCGAAGTATTATTTTTCTCATCGAAAGACCCCAGGTTAAACCTTACATTGATATTCCCAGAATGTCCGAAATAGTGCAGACTATGATAAAGGATAGCGTTAATGCTTTTATAGAAAACGACTCTCAGCTTGCCCGGGAAGTATTTCAGAGGGATAAAATGGTTAATGGTTTAAGAGATCAGATAATACGTGAGCTGCTAACATTTATGAGCTCAGATCCTTCTACTATTGAGCGCTCTTTTCATCTGATCTCATTAGCATTGGATTTAGAACGCATTGGTGACCATTCTACTAATATCTGTGAAGATGTAGTTTTTATGGTTGAAGGAGAGGTAATTAAACATCTTGACGATAAAAACAAGGATAATTCAAAAGAATGA